The proteins below come from a single Chryseobacterium sp. MA9 genomic window:
- a CDS encoding tyrosine-type recombinase/integrase yields MNSTFKLKEPNSEKETLIYFRSYFGSENKNFIYSTGEKIKSSEWDFENRQPNDLNGRTKRAENHRSIKRQLNRYTTFFLEIVNRYKNIGEELTVDIIRQRFDEEFKKVKIKNDFFRIYNEFLEEKENDYSGNSISKSTKDRYDYNKRLLEEFQEKYKLKFTLGNFDEKIYNKFLKFCIEDKDHSANTVHRNVGLLKTFLYWTLNKKYTYNNSFINFKKPPKFRTDEVALNYQQVEEIYKYDFSKNKRLERVRDLFIFGCVTGMRFGNYNRISKHDIQGDFIRVIDLKSKTKNLSIPLNSISRAILEKYDYELPNISNQKMNEFIKEVFKEMKFTEDIKKTMKYGDELVEMKFEFWSRISSHTARRSFITIMKNKRVPDKVIMSYTGHTSLEVFNAYYRPSEDDKVNYMNEVFK; encoded by the coding sequence ATGAATTCTACTTTTAAATTGAAAGAACCTAACAGTGAAAAGGAAACATTAATTTATTTTCGTTCTTACTTTGGCAGTGAAAATAAGAATTTTATTTATTCCACAGGTGAAAAAATAAAATCTTCTGAATGGGATTTTGAAAACAGGCAGCCCAACGATCTTAACGGAAGGACTAAACGAGCAGAGAATCATAGAAGCATCAAAAGGCAGCTCAACAGATACACAACTTTTTTCTTAGAAATTGTCAATCGTTATAAAAACATCGGGGAAGAGCTAACCGTTGATATTATCAGGCAACGTTTTGATGAAGAATTTAAAAAAGTTAAAATAAAGAATGATTTTTTCAGGATATATAATGAATTTCTTGAAGAAAAAGAAAACGACTATTCTGGTAATTCTATTTCTAAGTCCACTAAAGACCGATATGATTATAACAAAAGGCTGTTAGAAGAATTCCAGGAGAAATACAAATTAAAATTTACTCTAGGGAATTTTGATGAAAAGATTTATAATAAGTTTCTAAAATTCTGTATTGAAGATAAAGACCATTCGGCAAATACTGTCCACAGGAATGTAGGATTATTGAAAACATTCCTGTATTGGACTTTGAATAAGAAATACACCTACAATAACAGCTTTATTAACTTTAAGAAACCTCCTAAGTTTCGTACTGATGAAGTTGCTTTAAATTACCAACAAGTTGAAGAAATTTATAAATATGACTTCAGTAAGAATAAGAGATTGGAAAGAGTAAGAGACTTATTTATCTTTGGTTGTGTCACAGGAATGCGTTTTGGAAATTACAACCGTATTTCAAAACATGATATTCAGGGCGATTTCATCAGGGTTATTGATTTGAAAAGTAAAACCAAGAATCTTTCTATCCCACTCAATAGTATTTCACGAGCAATTTTAGAGAAATATGATTACGAGCTTCCTAATATTTCCAATCAAAAAATGAATGAATTTATTAAAGAGGTTTTTAAAGAAATGAAATTTACAGAAGATATTAAAAAGACCATGAAATACGGTGATGAGCTGGTAGAAATGAAATTCGAATTTTGGAGCAGAATTTCCTCACATACTGCAAGAAGAAGTTTTATTACTATAATGAAAAATAAGAGAGTTCCAGACAAGGTAATTATGAGCTACACAGGACATACGAGTTTGGAAGTCTTTAATGCCTATTATAGACCAAGTGAAGACGATAAAGTTAATTATATGAATGAAGTTTTTAAATAA
- a CDS encoding recombinase family protein — MKSAYLYVRVSTDEQMRKGYSLPEQEYRLLKYCMQNQIVVKEIFREDFSAKDFNRPEWKKNN, encoded by the coding sequence ATGAAATCAGCGTATTTATATGTCAGAGTTAGTACTGATGAACAAATGAGAAAAGGTTATTCTCTTCCCGAACAGGAATACAGATTGTTGAAGTATTGTATGCAGAACCAAATTGTTGTTAAAGAAATCTTCAGGGAAGACTTTTCAGCAAAGGACTTTAATCGGCCTGAATGGAAAAAAAATAATTAA